A single genomic interval of Adhaeribacter pallidiroseus harbors:
- a CDS encoding DUF885 domain-containing protein → MMLGGIRLFLVLLITVLLVACDRQKVKESGDVMTSDQQFDDLKPVLLEKIWRLNPEWATSVGYHKYDNQLVIPTPERLTDEVNSYRSMLHDLHVLKQTTLSLNNQTDYRMLEDFFNGRIWYLTVLKTAEWNPAEYNIGSGVAEILNGRYDSLTNRLRSISLKIEQVVPYYEAAKNNIKKPTLEHTQLAILQNKGALTVINDLADSVKKAPLKPFEKDFLNFRIAAAKNEINSYITFLQEEQLPVLRKGKARSFRIGKELFTQKFKHDIQSGYTAEQVYQKALKHKEELHQQMLALTQKLWPVYFPEKPLLTGLPGVKQLLGKLAEEHVPRDSFLTAIRAQIPQLVAFVNSKKLLTQDASKPLVVRPTPEYMRGVAGASVSAPGPYDQTANTYYNVTPLTKYSTAEAESYLREYNKYQLQILNIHEAIPGHYTQLIYSNKSPSLVKAILGNGAMVEGWAVYAERMMLEQGYGNNAPEMWLTWYKWNLRVTLNAILDYSVHVLGMKEKEAIALLTQEGFQEETEAREKWKRATLSQVQLSSYFTGYTEIYDLREEFRKKQGQKFQLRPFHEKFLSFGSAPVRYIRALMLQP, encoded by the coding sequence ATGATGTTAGGTGGTATTCGCCTGTTTCTGGTATTGCTAATTACCGTGTTATTGGTTGCCTGCGATCGGCAAAAAGTTAAAGAATCGGGTGATGTCATGACATCGGATCAGCAATTTGACGATCTAAAGCCCGTATTATTGGAAAAAATCTGGCGACTCAATCCGGAATGGGCTACTTCCGTGGGTTATCATAAATACGATAATCAACTGGTAATTCCCACTCCCGAACGCCTAACCGATGAGGTAAACTCTTACCGCTCCATGCTGCATGATCTGCACGTGTTAAAACAGACTACTTTATCGCTGAACAACCAAACCGACTACCGGATGCTCGAAGATTTTTTTAATGGTCGTATCTGGTATCTTACAGTTCTAAAAACCGCCGAATGGAACCCTGCCGAATATAACATTGGCAGTGGGGTAGCCGAAATACTAAATGGTCGTTACGATAGCCTAACCAATCGATTACGAAGTATTTCGTTAAAAATAGAGCAAGTAGTGCCTTACTACGAAGCCGCTAAAAATAATATTAAAAAACCTACCCTGGAGCATACGCAATTAGCCATTTTGCAAAATAAAGGCGCTTTAACTGTAATTAATGATTTAGCCGATTCCGTAAAAAAAGCACCATTAAAGCCTTTTGAAAAGGATTTTTTAAATTTTCGGATTGCGGCCGCTAAAAACGAGATTAACAGTTATATAACTTTCTTACAGGAAGAACAATTGCCCGTTTTGCGCAAAGGAAAAGCCCGTAGTTTTCGGATTGGTAAAGAGCTTTTTACGCAAAAGTTTAAACACGATATTCAATCTGGTTATACGGCGGAACAAGTTTACCAAAAAGCCTTGAAACACAAAGAAGAACTGCACCAGCAAATGCTGGCTTTGACCCAAAAGCTTTGGCCGGTATATTTTCCCGAAAAACCCTTACTTACTGGTTTACCCGGTGTAAAACAGTTACTAGGCAAATTAGCGGAGGAACACGTACCGCGCGATTCTTTTCTGACGGCCATTCGCGCCCAAATTCCGCAGTTAGTAGCTTTTGTAAATAGCAAAAAACTACTAACCCAGGATGCCTCTAAACCCTTAGTGGTGCGGCCTACTCCGGAATACATGCGAGGAGTGGCTGGTGCTTCCGTTTCGGCACCTGGTCCGTACGACCAAACTGCCAACACGTATTACAATGTTACTCCTTTAACTAAGTACTCCACCGCCGAAGCCGAGAGTTATTTACGGGAATACAATAAATACCAGTTACAGATTTTAAATATTCACGAAGCTATTCCGGGGCATTATACCCAATTAATATACTCCAACAAATCACCTTCTCTGGTAAAAGCCATTTTAGGTAATGGCGCCATGGTAGAAGGCTGGGCCGTTTACGCCGAACGAATGATGCTGGAGCAAGGCTATGGCAATAACGCTCCGGAAATGTGGCTTACCTGGTACAAATGGAATTTAAGAGTAACGTTAAATGCTATCCTGGATTATAGTGTACATGTGCTGGGCATGAAAGAAAAAGAAGCTATTGCGTTATTAACCCAAGAAGGCTTTCAGGAAGAAACTGAAGCGCGTGAAAAGTGGAAACGTGCTACGCTCTCACAAGTACAACTGTCAAGCTATTTTACCGGTTATACCGAGATATACGATCTACGAGAGGAATTCCGGAAAAAACAAGGCCAGAAATTTCAGCTAAGGCCCTTTCATGAAAAATTTTTAAGTTTTGGCAGTGCGCCCGTACGCTATATTCGAGCATTAATGCTGCAACCGTAA
- a CDS encoding type IA DNA topoisomerase has product MKVCIAEKPSVAREIAQVIGAKSKKDGYYEGNGYQVTWTFGHFCQLREPEDYRPEWKRWSIHELPMVPDTFGIKLLQNKGVEQQFKVIKKLLEHATLVINCGDAGQEGEVIQRWVLTEAKFRKPFKRLWISSLTEEAIRQGFQNLKEGSEFDLLYQAGKSRAIGDWLLGINATRLFTIKYAQGRQLLSLGRVQTPTLAMIVNRYHEIQNFKPEPFWELKTIYRDTTFSSTNGKFLEEAKGRIILEAILPEELTITDIETKKGVESPPRLFDLTSLQIECNNKIGLSADETLKTVQSLYEKKVVTYPRVDTTFLPDDMYPKIPGILKGLTAYQALTAPLLQSKIRKSSKNFNNNKVTDHHAIIPTGASSGSLYGPEASVYDLIVRRFLAAFYPDCIVSNTTVTAEIAGHTFRAKGRQILEPGWRVIYEKEENLKKNSSENNTDDKEEENAILPVFVKGEHGPHQPLLDKKMTSPPKDYTEATLLRTMETAGRQIEDEELKEALKENGIGRPSTRAAIIETLYKREYIRKEKKKIVPTPMGIDLINLIKTPTLKSPELTGQWEKKLRQIESGSFSPDAFLAELKHLVLDMVQEVKSDRTVLTLEPKPTAAITKPAKKEEKKNKSKPDPEPHSSYGTCPACKSGHILKGSQAYGCSRWKEGCGFRLPVHYGGKTIPQKAVLALFKKGKTPVIKGLHLPGNSDKTDAILTLDENLTLQPQLADKKPLADPFAQCPKCKQGEILKGNSAYGCSRFRDGCSFLLPFVIASKTLTEKNITDLLTKGKTPKMKGFVSAKTGNKFEAILKVNEEGKVIFQFD; this is encoded by the coding sequence TTGAAAGTTTGTATTGCAGAAAAGCCCAGTGTTGCCCGCGAAATTGCGCAGGTAATTGGCGCTAAAAGTAAAAAAGACGGTTATTACGAAGGCAACGGGTACCAGGTAACCTGGACTTTTGGTCATTTTTGCCAGTTGCGCGAACCCGAAGATTACCGGCCCGAATGGAAACGCTGGAGTATTCACGAGCTGCCGATGGTGCCCGATACCTTTGGCATTAAGTTATTGCAGAACAAAGGCGTGGAGCAACAGTTTAAAGTAATCAAAAAATTACTGGAACACGCCACCTTGGTAATTAATTGCGGCGATGCCGGGCAGGAGGGAGAAGTTATTCAACGCTGGGTGCTAACCGAAGCTAAATTTCGAAAACCTTTTAAACGTCTTTGGATTTCTTCGTTAACCGAGGAAGCCATCCGGCAAGGTTTTCAGAATTTAAAAGAAGGCTCCGAGTTTGATTTATTGTACCAGGCGGGTAAAAGCCGCGCCATTGGCGATTGGTTACTGGGTATTAATGCCACTCGGTTGTTTACCATAAAATATGCGCAGGGTCGGCAACTCTTATCTTTGGGTAGAGTGCAAACGCCTACTTTGGCCATGATTGTAAACCGCTACCACGAAATTCAAAATTTTAAGCCCGAGCCTTTCTGGGAATTAAAAACTATTTACCGCGACACTACTTTTTCCAGTACCAACGGTAAGTTTTTAGAGGAAGCCAAAGGAAGAATTATTCTGGAAGCTATTCTACCAGAAGAGCTGACTATTACGGATATTGAAACGAAGAAAGGAGTAGAAAGTCCGCCGCGTTTGTTTGATTTAACCTCGCTGCAAATTGAGTGTAATAACAAAATAGGCTTATCCGCCGATGAAACCTTAAAAACCGTACAAAGCTTATACGAGAAAAAAGTAGTTACCTACCCGCGCGTGGATACTACTTTTTTACCGGACGACATGTATCCCAAAATACCCGGCATTTTAAAAGGCTTAACCGCTTATCAAGCGTTAACCGCGCCTTTATTGCAGTCTAAAATACGCAAAAGCAGTAAAAATTTTAATAATAATAAAGTTACCGACCACCACGCCATTATTCCCACGGGTGCAAGCTCCGGCAGTTTGTACGGCCCGGAAGCCAGCGTTTACGATCTTATTGTGCGGCGTTTTCTGGCCGCTTTTTACCCAGATTGCATTGTAAGTAATACGACTGTAACCGCCGAAATCGCGGGGCATACGTTTCGGGCAAAAGGCCGGCAAATACTGGAGCCAGGCTGGCGCGTTATTTACGAAAAAGAAGAAAATTTAAAAAAAAATAGTTCAGAAAACAACACCGACGACAAAGAAGAGGAAAATGCCATCTTACCGGTTTTTGTGAAAGGCGAGCATGGGCCGCACCAACCGCTGCTAGATAAAAAAATGACCAGTCCACCCAAAGACTATACCGAAGCTACATTGCTGCGCACTATGGAAACGGCTGGTCGGCAAATTGAAGATGAAGAATTAAAAGAAGCTTTAAAAGAAAACGGCATTGGTCGGCCTTCTACCCGAGCCGCAATTATCGAAACATTATACAAAAGAGAATACATCCGGAAGGAAAAGAAAAAAATTGTGCCCACGCCCATGGGAATTGACTTAATTAATTTAATTAAAACCCCAACCCTAAAATCGCCGGAACTAACCGGACAGTGGGAAAAGAAATTACGCCAGATTGAAAGCGGCAGTTTTTCGCCGGATGCTTTTTTAGCGGAGTTAAAGCACCTGGTGCTGGACATGGTGCAAGAGGTAAAAAGCGATCGAACGGTACTTACCCTGGAACCTAAACCAACTGCGGCCATTACAAAACCAGCTAAAAAAGAAGAGAAAAAAAATAAAAGTAAACCTGATCCGGAGCCACATTCTTCTTATGGAACTTGTCCGGCATGTAAAAGCGGGCATATTCTAAAAGGTTCGCAGGCTTACGGCTGTTCGCGTTGGAAAGAAGGTTGTGGCTTTCGCTTACCCGTGCATTACGGAGGAAAAACAATTCCGCAAAAGGCAGTATTAGCTTTATTTAAAAAAGGTAAAACACCGGTAATTAAAGGGTTGCACTTGCCAGGTAACTCCGATAAAACCGATGCTATATTAACGCTGGATGAAAATTTAACTTTGCAACCCCAGCTCGCTGACAAAAAGCCCTTAGCAGATCCGTTTGCACAATGCCCCAAGTGCAAACAAGGGGAAATTTTAAAAGGTAACTCAGCTTATGGTTGTAGCCGTTTTCGGGATGGGTGCTCTTTTTTATTACCCTTTGTTATTGCGAGCAAAACATTAACAGAAAAGAATATTACCGATCTTTTAACGAAGGGCAAAACGCCAAAGATGAAAGGCTTTGTATCTGCAAAAACGGGCAATAAATTCGAAGCAATCTTAAAAGTAAACGAAGAAGGAAAAGTTATTTTTCAATTTGATTAA
- a CDS encoding SulP family inorganic anion transporter, whose product MSVLDQKQTHKYSMKPESAPVFKNLSSDLPSGLVVFLVALPLCLGISLASGAPLLAGIIAGVVGGLVVSVLSGSQLSVSGPAAGLTVIVLNGIAKVETFQAFQLAVVLAGILQLVLGFLKAGIIGHYFPSGVIKGMLAAIGLTLILKQIPHFLGADKDFFGEMEFFQFDGRNTFSEMAYAFQHIEKGALIIGVLSLLLIMGWDNPRLKRFAFFKFVPSALIAVLVALGLNYFFKLNLPALTVGQEHLVQLPQMDTWQKLVNQLSLPDWRALQNPDVYILAVTIAIIASLETLLSVEAVDRIDPLKRVTPTNRELKAQGVGNFISGMLGGLPMTAVIVRSSANINAGGKTKASAFTHGVLLLFSVLFLSPFLNQIPLSALAAILLVVGFKLTKPSLYLNQFKLGWEQFIPFFVTVVAILFTDLLVGISIGLAIGVFFILKANYKTPYFFHTEKHKQGEVIRLQLSENVTFLNKASILLTLHHLPDNTEVIVDGSKSTFIDYDVLDAIQSFKVNAKERNIRVHLQDIPEVISTNAH is encoded by the coding sequence ATGTCAGTTCTTGACCAAAAGCAGACGCATAAATACAGTATGAAGCCCGAAAGCGCTCCTGTTTTTAAAAATCTCTCCAGTGACCTTCCCTCGGGGCTCGTGGTATTTTTAGTGGCTTTGCCTTTGTGTTTAGGTATTTCCCTAGCTTCCGGAGCTCCTTTATTAGCCGGCATTATTGCCGGCGTAGTGGGTGGTCTGGTTGTATCGGTGTTAAGTGGTTCGCAATTAAGTGTAAGTGGGCCGGCGGCTGGTTTAACGGTTATTGTTTTAAACGGGATTGCCAAAGTAGAAACTTTCCAGGCTTTTCAGTTAGCCGTAGTTCTAGCGGGAATTTTGCAATTAGTTTTAGGTTTTTTAAAAGCGGGCATTATCGGGCACTACTTTCCGTCGGGCGTAATTAAAGGGATGTTAGCGGCCATTGGTTTAACGTTAATTCTAAAACAAATACCGCACTTTCTCGGTGCCGATAAAGATTTTTTCGGAGAAATGGAGTTTTTTCAGTTTGATGGCCGTAATACTTTTTCCGAAATGGCGTATGCCTTTCAACATATTGAAAAGGGAGCTTTAATAATTGGCGTTTTGTCTTTGCTCCTTATTATGGGGTGGGATAATCCTCGTCTGAAAAGATTTGCTTTTTTTAAATTTGTACCATCGGCCTTGATTGCCGTGTTGGTAGCGTTAGGATTAAATTATTTTTTTAAACTTAACTTACCTGCTCTTACCGTAGGCCAAGAACATTTAGTACAATTGCCCCAAATGGATACCTGGCAAAAATTAGTAAATCAGCTGAGTTTACCAGATTGGCGGGCCTTGCAAAATCCGGATGTTTATATTTTAGCGGTTACCATTGCCATTATTGCCTCCCTGGAAACCTTGTTAAGCGTAGAAGCCGTAGACCGGATCGATCCTTTAAAACGGGTAACTCCCACTAACCGGGAGCTTAAGGCACAAGGAGTAGGAAATTTCATAAGTGGCATGCTGGGCGGATTACCCATGACGGCGGTAATTGTGCGCAGTTCGGCCAATATAAATGCGGGTGGCAAAACCAAGGCTTCGGCTTTTACGCACGGTGTGTTACTGCTGTTTAGTGTTTTATTTTTGTCGCCTTTCCTGAATCAAATACCCCTTTCGGCCTTAGCCGCCATATTATTAGTAGTTGGTTTTAAATTGACTAAACCAAGTTTATACTTAAATCAATTTAAACTAGGGTGGGAGCAATTTATACCTTTTTTTGTAACTGTAGTGGCTATCTTGTTCACCGATTTACTGGTGGGTATTTCAATTGGCTTGGCGATTGGCGTATTCTTTATATTAAAAGCAAACTATAAAACACCTTATTTTTTTCATACCGAAAAGCACAAGCAAGGCGAGGTAATTCGGTTGCAATTAAGTGAAAACGTTACCTTTTTAAATAAAGCCAGTATTTTACTAACGCTGCACCATTTACCTGATAATACCGAAGTAATCGTGGATGGCTCAAAATCTACCTTTATCGATTACGATGTGCTGGATGCTATTCAAAGTTTTAAAGTAAATGCTAAAGAGCGTAACATTCGCGTGCATTTACAAGATATACCGGAAGTAATTTCTACAAATGCTCATTAA
- a CDS encoding tetratricopeptide repeat protein, whose protein sequence is MKNIFTVVLTFFALAVFGQTAQEHLQNGIVKHKQQDFKGAIKEYDKALKTDRDLKDAYFNRGTCELAIKNYNSALQDFTKAIELDPKYIKAYYSRATVYASQEKYLESLPDLDKVIELDTNFPNALTLRGQIRAQSGNKSGACEDFTKAKTNGDPQASKYLNQFCGNEQLTGESLVLNWPEKENWKIGNSQENEEMAVIELIHTNEKLDNWTEFGYMSSIKGVTNVPMDKAMNLMFQQTKQNSSKAKLTFIEKNEAVKNPWILFMIEAPNFKNDKKPESQLWYVVQGETSLYTNFRAVKQSSIPDDLKEKWINFFKEGKLVYK, encoded by the coding sequence ATGAAGAACATATTTACTGTCGTTTTAACTTTTTTTGCATTAGCAGTATTCGGTCAGACGGCTCAAGAACATTTACAAAATGGTATTGTTAAACATAAACAACAAGATTTTAAAGGTGCGATAAAAGAATATGACAAAGCCCTAAAAACTGATAGAGACTTAAAAGATGCTTACTTCAACCGGGGAACATGTGAGTTAGCCATAAAGAATTATAATTCTGCCCTTCAAGATTTTACTAAAGCCATTGAACTTGATCCTAAGTATATAAAGGCATATTATAGCCGAGCTACTGTTTACGCGAGTCAGGAAAAGTACCTGGAATCTTTACCTGATCTAGATAAAGTAATTGAACTCGATACTAATTTTCCCAATGCTTTAACTCTAAGAGGACAAATTCGAGCCCAGTCAGGAAATAAGTCTGGAGCATGCGAGGATTTTACCAAGGCAAAAACTAATGGTGATCCTCAGGCGAGTAAGTATTTAAATCAGTTTTGTGGTAATGAGCAATTAACTGGTGAATCTCTTGTACTGAACTGGCCGGAAAAGGAAAACTGGAAGATTGGAAACAGTCAGGAAAATGAGGAAATGGCAGTCATCGAACTTATACATACTAACGAAAAGCTAGATAACTGGACTGAATTTGGATACATGAGTTCCATAAAAGGAGTCACTAATGTTCCTATGGATAAAGCCATGAACCTGATGTTTCAACAAACGAAGCAAAATTCTTCTAAGGCAAAATTAACTTTCATAGAAAAGAATGAAGCTGTCAAAAATCCTTGGATTCTATTTATGATTGAAGCTCCTAACTTTAAAAATGATAAAAAGCCAGAATCACAGCTCTGGTACGTTGTTCAAGGCGAAACATCACTTTACACCAATTTTAGAGCTGTAAAGCAATCTAGTATTCCAGACGATTTAAAAGAAAAGTGGATTAACTTTTTTAAGGAAGGTAAATTAGTCTATAAATAG
- a CDS encoding YdcF family protein: protein MFFILSKILFYIALPVVWLVGLLLYAVFTKRKRWRKLVLQVATILIVVLTNPFLINEALLAWEIPPRTLAQVPVSDAGIILTGITSLEKSPHDRVYLERGADRILHTLWLFRNKRIRLIIISGGSGSIKAVYSTEAAELKRILLQAGVPEDRILLENKSHNTHENALFTAQLLQKHPEIKSLVLITSAFHMRRAAACFRVVGENPVIFPADFYSTDRAYMPLNLIVPSAKAFANWHLLLHEILGFITYKVLGYC, encoded by the coding sequence ATGTTTTTTATATTATCTAAAATTTTGTTTTACATTGCCTTGCCGGTAGTTTGGTTGGTTGGGCTCTTACTTTATGCTGTTTTTACTAAAAGAAAGCGTTGGCGAAAGCTAGTTTTACAGGTTGCCACTATTTTAATAGTGGTACTTACCAATCCTTTTCTCATAAACGAAGCTTTATTGGCTTGGGAGATTCCTCCAAGAACGCTGGCCCAGGTTCCGGTTTCGGATGCTGGAATAATACTTACCGGTATTACTTCCCTCGAAAAGTCGCCCCACGACCGGGTATATCTGGAGCGTGGGGCAGACCGGATTTTGCACACGCTTTGGTTATTTCGGAATAAAAGGATTCGTTTAATTATTATTTCGGGTGGTTCGGGTAGTATAAAAGCAGTGTACTCCACCGAGGCGGCCGAACTTAAAAGAATACTACTGCAAGCTGGTGTTCCGGAGGATCGTATTTTATTAGAAAATAAAAGTCATAACACGCACGAAAATGCGCTATTTACGGCGCAGCTGCTGCAAAAACATCCCGAAATTAAATCGCTGGTACTCATTACTTCCGCTTTTCACATGCGGCGGGCAGCAGCTTGTTTTCGGGTAGTTGGTGAAAACCCCGTAATTTTTCCCGCTGATTTCTATTCTACTGATCGCGCGTATATGCCTTTAAACCTGATTGTGCCCTCCGCCAAAGCTTTTGCTAACTGGCACCTGCTTTTACACGAGATTCTAGGCTTTATAACATATAAAGTTTTAGGCTACTGTTAA
- a CDS encoding DUF2905 domain-containing protein, translated as MQPVGKYLVFLGLILVGVGLLFWLAGNRFNWFGHLPGDIRIEKPNFKFYAPLTSMLLISILFSFIMWLVRRFF; from the coding sequence ATGCAGCCCGTAGGTAAATACCTTGTTTTTTTAGGTTTAATTCTGGTGGGGGTGGGCTTACTTTTTTGGCTGGCCGGTAATCGTTTTAATTGGTTTGGGCATTTACCGGGAGATATACGTATTGAAAAGCCAAATTTTAAATTTTATGCCCCACTTACCAGTATGCTCCTGATAAGTATTTTATTTAGTTTTATTATGTGGCTTGTGCGGCGTTTTTTTTAA
- a CDS encoding metallophosphoesterase family protein, which translates to MSRLISYWRRIFLLSFCCLLLTSCDYFDFSPYQVNLKEEQRNLNKKNLDRIAALKLQPEDTLRFALISDNQRFYDELEDVVKAINTYSDQVNPISFAFNCGDLTDFGLQEEYVWQLNRTQKLKMPYLPVIGNHDCVANGVKIYEAMYGPMDFSFVVAGNKFIFLNTNALEFDYPVPDMNYLREAISGNSEYQNTFVISHVPPFDTDFDKNLTPEYAQIIHSNKVTYSIHGHQHSFRYGQPFNDGQNYLVVDTIQNRSFIVVTVIGKQVSFERIKF; encoded by the coding sequence ATGAGCCGTTTGATTTCTTATTGGCGCAGGATTTTTTTGCTAAGTTTCTGCTGCCTGCTACTCACTAGCTGCGATTATTTTGATTTTAGTCCCTACCAGGTTAATTTAAAAGAAGAGCAACGAAATTTAAATAAAAAGAATTTAGACCGCATTGCCGCTTTAAAACTGCAACCTGAAGATACTCTACGGTTTGCTCTTATTTCGGATAATCAACGCTTTTACGACGAGCTGGAAGATGTTGTAAAAGCAATTAATACTTACTCCGACCAAGTTAACCCGATTAGTTTTGCTTTTAACTGCGGCGATTTAACAGATTTTGGTTTACAAGAAGAATATGTTTGGCAGTTAAACCGAACTCAAAAGCTTAAAATGCCTTACTTGCCCGTAATCGGCAATCATGATTGTGTAGCCAATGGGGTAAAAATTTACGAAGCCATGTACGGGCCAATGGATTTTTCTTTTGTAGTAGCTGGTAATAAGTTTATTTTTTTAAATACGAATGCATTAGAGTTTGATTACCCTGTGCCGGACATGAATTATCTGCGAGAGGCTATTAGCGGTAACTCGGAATATCAAAATACTTTTGTAATCAGCCACGTGCCCCCGTTTGATACAGACTTCGACAAAAATTTAACACCGGAGTATGCGCAAATTATTCATTCCAATAAAGTTACTTATTCTATTCACGGGCACCAGCATAGCTTTCGTTATGGTCAGCCATTTAACGATGGGCAAAATTATTTAGTAGTAGATACCATTCAAAACCGCAGTTTTATTGTGGTTACGGTAATAGGCAAGCAGGTAAGTTTTGAACGGATTAAATTTTAA
- a CDS encoding carbonic anhydrase, producing MEDIFKNNRAWVAEKVKQDPDYFKKLALGQKPRYLFIGCSDSRVPASGISGTQPGEMFVHRNIANVVVHTDLNLLSVLQYAVEVLGVQDVIVCGHYGCGGVHAAMGDQQFGLIDNWLRNIKDVISLHQDELNSITDLETRFRRTVELNVIEQVNNLYKTTIVQNALNAGKPLRLHGLVYDIANGVLKDVKWSTEDFKQYAASYHLPIGTEVEQS from the coding sequence ATGGAAGACATATTTAAAAATAACCGCGCCTGGGTGGCGGAAAAAGTAAAGCAAGACCCCGATTATTTTAAAAAACTAGCACTTGGCCAAAAACCGCGTTATTTATTTATTGGTTGCTCCGATAGCCGGGTTCCGGCAAGCGGAATTTCGGGTACCCAACCCGGCGAAATGTTTGTGCACCGCAACATCGCGAATGTGGTAGTGCATACGGATTTAAACTTGCTTTCGGTGCTACAATACGCCGTAGAAGTTTTGGGCGTACAGGATGTAATTGTTTGCGGTCATTATGGTTGCGGTGGAGTACATGCCGCCATGGGCGATCAGCAATTCGGATTAATTGATAATTGGTTGCGAAACATTAAAGATGTAATCAGCCTGCACCAAGACGAGTTAAATTCGATTACCGACTTAGAAACCCGGTTCCGACGTACGGTAGAGTTAAATGTAATTGAGCAAGTAAATAATTTATATAAAACTACTATTGTACAAAATGCTTTAAATGCTGGTAAACCGCTTCGCCTGCATGGTTTGGTGTACGATATTGCCAATGGTGTTTTAAAAGACGTAAAATGGTCTACCGAAGATTTTAAGCAATACGCGGCTAGTTACCATTTACCGATTGGTACCGAAGTAGAACAATCTTAA
- a CDS encoding Ig-like domain-containing protein: protein MLYKNVLASFITLVWVGVLSGCAELNKDSETAPDGSLPVIQLQAPTDNSIFTSGNTISIKSTISDKDRIKEMEVQVVKVIQGSTSEAIWGYKKFPTTNPVIVDTSMNTTGLTSGHYMVRFNLVDTRTNAQVKEVHFLIR from the coding sequence ATGCTTTACAAAAATGTACTTGCAAGTTTTATTACTTTAGTTTGGGTAGGTGTTTTAAGTGGATGCGCTGAATTAAACAAAGATTCCGAAACTGCTCCGGATGGCTCGCTGCCGGTTATCCAATTACAAGCTCCTACGGATAACAGTATATTTACTTCGGGCAACACTATATCCATTAAATCAACAATTAGCGACAAAGACCGGATTAAAGAAATGGAAGTGCAGGTCGTTAAGGTTATCCAAGGTAGTACTTCCGAAGCTATTTGGGGGTACAAAAAATTTCCAACTACTAACCCGGTAATTGTGGATACCAGCATGAATACCACTGGGCTAACCTCGGGGCATTACATGGTTCGCTTTAACCTGGTGGATACCCGCACCAATGCCCAGGTGAAAGAAGTACATTTTTTAATCCGGTAA